A genomic region of Ignavibacteria bacterium contains the following coding sequences:
- a CDS encoding threonylcarbamoyl-AMP synthase has translation MKTLVTSSVKIASEFIKKGEVVAFPTETVYGLGANVYDDDAIKKIFVVKRRPTDNPLIVHISNINQIESLVKKINNCAKTIIENFFPGPITIVLEKNDAISELVSGGLNTIAIRMPSLELTKKFIDECGVPIAAPSANLSGSPSPTSWKHVYNDLNGKIPCILKGPDCEVGIESTVVDCTKNKPVVLRPGIISIEDLKKVFSDVKIYKPKNISKPKSPGMKYKHYAPKAKVVLINSEEDLEKIEFDKDKAAFIGLLKIKGLKKIKRVNDLRDYARNIFKFFRQCDEENIEVIFCQSVPEIGLGLAIMNRLTKAAHS, from the coding sequence ATGAAAACACTTGTTACCTCATCAGTAAAGATAGCTTCTGAATTTATTAAGAAAGGGGAGGTTGTTGCTTTCCCCACAGAAACAGTCTATGGACTCGGTGCAAACGTTTATGATGATGATGCGATAAAAAAAATTTTTGTTGTAAAAAGACGCCCAACCGATAATCCTTTGATTGTCCACATCTCAAATATTAATCAAATCGAATCTCTTGTAAAAAAAATAAATAACTGTGCAAAAACAATTATCGAGAATTTTTTCCCTGGACCAATTACAATCGTTTTAGAAAAAAATGACGCAATTTCGGAATTAGTAAGTGGTGGGTTAAACACCATCGCTATACGAATGCCTTCCCTTGAATTGACAAAAAAATTTATTGATGAGTGCGGAGTTCCAATTGCAGCTCCCTCTGCAAACCTATCTGGTTCTCCAAGTCCAACAAGCTGGAAACATGTTTATAATGATTTGAATGGCAAAATACCTTGCATCTTAAAAGGTCCTGATTGTGAAGTTGGAATTGAATCAACAGTCGTCGATTGCACAAAGAATAAACCAGTAGTTCTTCGACCAGGAATAATTTCAATTGAAGATTTAAAAAAAGTTTTTTCTGATGTAAAAATTTACAAGCCAAAGAATATCAGTAAGCCAAAGTCTCCTGGAATGAAATACAAGCACTATGCTCCAAAAGCAAAAGTTGTTTTGATAAACTCAGAGGAAGATTTAGAGAAAATTGAGTTTGATAAAGATAAAGCAGCTTTTATTGGTTTATTAAAGATAAAAGGACTGAAAAAAATTAAAAGGGTCAATGATTTGCGGGACTATGCAAGAAATATATTTAAGTTTTTCCGTCAATGTGATGAAGAGAATATCGAGGTGATTTTCTGTCAGAGTGTTCCGGAAATCGGACTAGGACTTGCGATAATGAATCGCTTGACTAAAGCAGCTCATTCGTAA
- a CDS encoding DUF971 domain-containing protein — protein MNIYPTSIKQISPEALEIKWSDGHISKYELKHLRLECPCATCNGETILWKHYGPTKQIMIPTLEQITLTGIQVVGNYAIQLSWKDGHNTGIYTWEYLRKLCQCEECKLKNEVKDE, from the coding sequence ATGAATATTTATCCGACTTCAATTAAGCAGATTTCACCAGAAGCGCTCGAAATAAAATGGTCAGATGGACACATTAGTAAATATGAATTAAAACATCTGAGACTCGAGTGCCCCTGTGCAACTTGCAATGGCGAAACAATTCTCTGGAAACATTATGGTCCCACTAAACAAATTATGATTCCTACACTCGAACAAATTACACTTACAGGAATTCAGGTTGTGGGAAATTATGCAATTCAACTTTCCTGGAAAGATGGTCACAATACAGGAATTTATACCTGGGAATATCTCAGAAAACTCTGTCAATGTGAAGAATGTAAATTAAAAAACGAGGTAAAAGATGAGTGA
- a CDS encoding methylmalonyl-CoA mutase family protein translates to MTFEDYKKNFIEKLNLWEKQTLNPFLQKNPEQKEKFVTTSNKEIKRLYTPLDFDLENYDDKLGYPGEYPFTRGIQPTMYRGKFWTMRQYAGFGTAKESNERYKFLLSQGTTGLSVAFDLPTQIGYDSDDQHSEGEVGRVGVAIDTLADMEILFDGIPLDQVSTSMTINAPASILLAMYIVTAEKNGVSRDKLSGTVQNDILKEYIARGTYIFPPKPSMRLVTNLFEFCSREVPKWNTISISGYHIREAGSTAAQEIGFTFANAIAYVQAAIDAGLDVDSFANRISFFFNSHNDLFEEVAKFRAARRLWAKIMKERFKAKDKRSMMLRFHTQTAGSSLTAQQPDNNIIRTTIQALAAVLGGTQSLHTNAKDEALALPTENSAQVALRTQQIIAYESGVVNTIDPLAGSFFVEALTDEIEKEAEEYIKKIDELGGSPAAIEIGYIQKEIQKSAYQYQKDIEEGRRIIVGVNKFVVEENETHEILRINPEIEKNQIEFLKKIKAERDNSLVNEKLKLLKEAAQGDSNLMPFIIDAVRVYASIGEICNTLREVFGEYMESN, encoded by the coding sequence ATGACATTCGAAGATTACAAAAAAAATTTTATTGAAAAGCTAAATCTCTGGGAAAAACAAACTCTTAATCCTTTCCTTCAAAAAAATCCAGAACAAAAAGAAAAATTCGTTACAACATCTAATAAAGAGATTAAAAGACTTTACACTCCGCTCGATTTTGATTTAGAGAATTATGACGATAAGCTGGGTTATCCCGGAGAATATCCTTTCACTCGAGGAATTCAACCAACAATGTATCGTGGAAAATTCTGGACGATGCGTCAATATGCTGGATTTGGAACAGCAAAAGAATCTAACGAACGATATAAATTTTTGTTAAGTCAGGGGACAACAGGACTTTCAGTTGCTTTTGATCTTCCAACTCAAATTGGTTACGATAGCGATGATCAACACTCTGAAGGTGAAGTTGGTCGCGTTGGCGTTGCAATTGATACACTTGCAGATATGGAAATTCTTTTCGATGGAATTCCTCTAGATCAAGTCTCAACATCAATGACCATAAATGCGCCAGCTTCAATATTGCTTGCGATGTATATTGTTACTGCTGAGAAAAATGGAGTTTCAAGAGATAAACTTTCTGGTACAGTTCAGAATGATATTTTGAAAGAATACATTGCACGAGGCACTTATATTTTTCCACCAAAACCTTCGATGAGACTTGTGACTAATTTATTTGAATTCTGCTCAAGAGAAGTTCCAAAGTGGAATACGATCTCAATTTCAGGTTATCATATTCGTGAGGCAGGTTCAACGGCAGCACAGGAGATCGGATTTACATTTGCAAATGCAATTGCTTACGTCCAGGCTGCAATAGATGCAGGACTTGATGTTGATTCATTTGCAAATCGAATTTCATTCTTTTTTAATTCACACAATGATTTGTTTGAAGAAGTTGCAAAATTCAGGGCAGCCCGACGATTGTGGGCAAAAATTATGAAAGAGCGTTTCAAAGCAAAAGACAAACGCTCAATGATGTTAAGATTTCATACTCAAACTGCGGGCTCGTCTTTGACCGCACAACAGCCGGATAACAATATCATTCGAACCACAATTCAAGCTCTTGCTGCTGTGCTTGGTGGAACCCAAAGCCTTCACACAAACGCAAAAGATGAAGCACTTGCTTTGCCGACTGAAAATTCAGCTCAGGTTGCATTAAGAACTCAACAAATTATTGCTTATGAGTCGGGAGTAGTAAATACAATTGATCCGCTTGCAGGTTCGTTCTTTGTTGAGGCTTTAACTGATGAAATTGAAAAAGAAGCTGAAGAATACATTAAGAAAATAGATGAACTCGGTGGTTCGCCCGCAGCCATTGAGATTGGTTATATTCAAAAAGAAATTCAAAAATCTGCTTACCAGTATCAGAAAGATATTGAAGAAGGCAGGAGAATTATTGTTGGAGTAAATAAGTTTGTTGTAGAAGAAAATGAGACACACGAAATTTTAAGAATCAATCCAGAAATTGAAAAGAATCAAATTGAGTTTCTAAAGAAAATAAAAGCAGAGAGAGATAATTCACTTGTAAATGAGAAACTCAAGTTGCTCAAGGAAGCAGCTCAGGGTGATTCTAATCTGATGCCTTTCATAATTGATGCTGTTAGAGTTTATGCATCGATCGGAGAGATTTGCAATACTTTGAGAGAAGTTTTTGGTGAGTATATGGAAAGTAATTAG
- a CDS encoding OsmC family peroxiredoxin yields the protein MSEFHLYEINLKWTEQKKGLLSASGLPDIEVATPPQFFGGHEGIWSPEHLFVSSVAVCIMTTFLAIAELSKLEFVSYESRATGKLEKVDNKYMITEVTVEPIIKIKYEKDLERAERIIHKAEANCLISNSIKSKVVLNPKIQL from the coding sequence ATGAGTGAATTTCATCTCTATGAAATAAATCTTAAATGGACAGAACAGAAAAAAGGACTTTTATCTGCATCTGGTTTACCAGATATTGAAGTTGCAACCCCGCCTCAATTTTTTGGAGGACACGAAGGTATCTGGTCACCTGAACATTTGTTTGTTTCATCTGTTGCAGTCTGTATAATGACTACTTTTCTTGCAATCGCCGAGCTATCAAAACTTGAATTTGTCTCTTATGAAAGTCGTGCAACTGGCAAACTGGAAAAAGTAGATAATAAGTATATGATTACAGAAGTAACAGTTGAGCCAATTATTAAAATTAAATATGAAAAAGATCTTGAGCGCGCAGAAAGAATAATTCATAAAGCAGAAGCGAATTGTTTGATTTCGAATTCGATCAAGTCAAAAGTTGTTCTTAACCCTAAAATACAACTATAA
- a CDS encoding response regulator, protein MDQTNFKILVVEDEEPIRELLKMELENEGFIVDVAANGAEGLDKVKSFKPDLIVCDVMMPVMDGFTMAERLSQDSRYKDIPLIFLTAKSDKKDIRFGKSLGAEDYITKPFEFEDLLVSINAKLKKYVERKRILNERLDEIRKSILYALPHEFKNPLSTMNGFLSLLLDKGYEKSEEEQEEFLKYIKQSSDRLYRLVMNFLKIAELEIIETDENKIKEIRSIRNQNWKTELETILNDLSQKFNHKINYTFEGVNLPCPFDYNTLNIILTELVSNAIKFSPEDRVDVFVYAKATPTFFELSVEDKGRGIPEEEIERIVELFYQYNRKYYEQQGGGLGLTIVNKLVDIFNGKLTIESKVDVGTKVKIFVPLE, encoded by the coding sequence ATGGATCAGACAAATTTTAAAATTTTAGTTGTTGAAGATGAAGAGCCAATCCGAGAACTCTTAAAGATGGAACTCGAGAACGAGGGCTTTATTGTTGATGTTGCAGCAAATGGCGCTGAAGGATTGGATAAGGTGAAATCATTTAAACCCGATTTGATTGTCTGTGATGTAATGATGCCCGTGATGGATGGATTTACAATGGCAGAGAGATTAAGTCAAGATTCAAGATATAAAGACATTCCCCTAATTTTTCTTACTGCAAAGTCAGATAAAAAAGATATCAGATTCGGTAAATCGCTCGGAGCTGAAGATTACATAACAAAGCCATTTGAATTTGAGGATTTACTTGTTTCCATAAATGCTAAGCTTAAAAAATATGTTGAGAGGAAACGTATACTCAATGAGAGACTTGATGAAATTCGGAAATCAATTTTATATGCTTTACCTCACGAATTTAAGAATCCGCTAAGCACAATGAATGGATTTCTTTCCCTTCTTCTTGATAAAGGATATGAGAAATCAGAAGAGGAACAGGAAGAATTTCTCAAATACATAAAACAAAGCAGCGATCGCCTGTATCGACTTGTTATGAATTTTCTAAAGATTGCAGAACTTGAAATTATAGAAACTGATGAGAATAAAATCAAAGAAATAAGATCGATCAGAAATCAAAACTGGAAAACTGAGCTTGAAACTATTCTTAACGATTTATCACAAAAGTTTAATCATAAGATTAATTACACATTTGAAGGAGTTAATCTCCCCTGTCCATTTGATTACAACACATTAAACATAATTTTAACCGAGCTTGTAAGTAATGCAATTAAATTTTCACCGGAGGACAGAGTCGATGTATTTGTGTACGCAAAAGCAACACCAACATTTTTTGAGCTGAGCGTGGAAGATAAAGGTCGAGGAATACCAGAAGAAGAAATTGAAAGAATTGTTGAATTGTTTTATCAATACAATAGAAAATATTACGAACAGCAAGGCGGGGGACTTGGTTTAACCATTGTTAATAAACTTGTCGATATTTTTAATGGCAAATTGACGATTGAAAGTAAAGTTGATGTTGGAACTAAAGTTAAGATTTTTGTTCCGCTTGAGTGA
- a CDS encoding zinc ribbon domain-containing protein produces MPVFEYRCNDCNTKFEILHLTKEKVEDVICPKCNSKNYVKLLSRIAKPVSEDSDFDSSDFGSNDSDDYSGSSCCSGGMCGCN; encoded by the coding sequence ATGCCTGTCTTTGAATATAGATGTAACGATTGCAACACAAAATTTGAAATACTTCATCTTACAAAAGAAAAAGTAGAAGATGTCATTTGTCCGAAATGTAATTCTAAAAATTATGTAAAACTTCTTTCTCGAATTGCAAAACCAGTATCAGAAGATTCAGATTTTGATTCGTCAGATTTTGGTTCAAATGACAGCGATGATTATTCAGGTTCGAGTTGTTGTTCAGGCGGAATGTGTGGATGTAATTAA
- a CDS encoding DUF5060 domain-containing protein, protein MLNRVLIILIIQTSLFAAPVFNSIVTNRDTLGRYEKFEISINLTASFSNPYNKNEIYLRAVFISPSGQNLIVDGFYYQDFIRTGPPENLSPNGQPFWKIRFTPTEIGNWTYQIICTDPTGTTTTENRNFTCLSSDKKGFIRVANNRYLKFDSGDQFFGIGLNMGWYDYPEKTYSYQKWIDSLSANNGNLIRVWMSENAFAIEWKNTGLGNYTNRLDRAYQLDWLLNYAEEKNIVVQLCLVPHGQFSINVDPEWNNNPYNSANGGPCSTPENFFTNEVAKEFFKRRLDYIIARWGYSPNLFAWEIFNEVDHTHNYNQNKQNVTQWLIEIAQYIKSKDIYGHLVTTSFANEFLDPLIWSNIFFDIIQIHHYNTTADMQTALVELTRLYLSDYNKPTAIGEYDFLELGYWASTNDPYGINFHNSLWASVMSGAYLTAMSWSWNNYIANKNLFYHFKSVGEFLSNINLLNKSFAPVSPQTFTTQKADFVVAPAFPLWGLSPANNFSVSHLGLVNPNTINLSKFLYGTAFNVEYRNPPTFIVSYDEIAEFKVVVGNAISTSPRLQIWLNGIKRLDQIANTNVTYSITVPIGEHQIFVDNQGIDWMRVAEYVFTNYAVTLKCYALQSESEIIGWVQNRNYNWKYVRDIGSLPQIISDGKIFFTNAGQNSIFRVEWFDTKSSSIFLVDTAISLSSTLQIDVPPIQTDYAFRITKIGTTGFASLNEQKFDFDLKQNFPNPFNSKTKIVFRIPETQKINLKVYNQLGSEVKSLITDEIYKSGEHEIIFNAGDLPSGIYFYKIQTEKFSKTKKMILLK, encoded by the coding sequence TTGTTAAACAGAGTTTTAATAATTTTAATCATTCAAACATCACTTTTTGCTGCGCCAGTTTTTAATTCGATTGTAACTAATAGAGATACTTTAGGCCGATATGAAAAATTTGAAATCTCAATTAATCTTACTGCTTCATTTTCTAACCCATACAATAAAAATGAAATTTATTTGAGGGCTGTTTTTATTTCTCCGTCTGGTCAAAATTTAATTGTTGATGGTTTTTATTATCAGGATTTTATTCGAACAGGTCCACCAGAGAATCTAAGCCCAAATGGTCAACCTTTCTGGAAAATCAGATTTACTCCGACTGAAATTGGTAACTGGACTTATCAAATTATTTGTACTGACCCGACAGGCACTACAACAACTGAAAATAGGAATTTCACATGTTTATCTTCTGATAAAAAAGGTTTCATACGAGTGGCAAATAATCGTTATTTAAAATTTGATAGTGGTGATCAATTTTTCGGAATCGGTTTGAATATGGGATGGTACGATTACCCAGAGAAAACTTATTCATATCAAAAATGGATTGACTCACTCTCAGCTAATAATGGGAATTTAATTCGTGTCTGGATGAGTGAAAATGCGTTTGCAATTGAATGGAAAAATACTGGACTTGGAAATTACACCAATCGTCTCGATAGAGCTTATCAACTTGATTGGTTGTTAAATTATGCTGAAGAAAAAAATATTGTGGTTCAGCTTTGTCTTGTTCCGCATGGACAATTTTCAATTAACGTTGATCCTGAGTGGAATAATAATCCTTACAACTCGGCAAATGGAGGACCCTGTTCAACTCCTGAAAATTTTTTCACAAATGAAGTAGCAAAAGAATTTTTCAAACGAAGATTGGATTACATAATTGCGAGATGGGGATATTCGCCGAACCTTTTTGCATGGGAAATTTTCAATGAGGTTGACCATACACACAACTACAATCAAAATAAACAGAATGTAACTCAATGGTTAATTGAAATTGCTCAGTATATAAAAAGCAAAGATATTTATGGACATTTAGTTACAACGAGCTTTGCAAATGAATTCCTTGATCCTTTAATCTGGAGCAATATATTTTTTGATATAATTCAAATTCATCATTACAATACAACGGCAGATATGCAAACAGCTCTTGTTGAACTCACCAGGTTATATCTTTCAGATTACAATAAACCAACCGCGATTGGTGAATATGATTTTCTTGAGCTTGGTTATTGGGCTTCGACGAATGATCCTTATGGAATAAACTTTCATAATTCTTTGTGGGCTTCAGTGATGTCAGGCGCATATTTGACTGCGATGAGCTGGTCATGGAATAATTATATCGCTAATAAAAATTTATTTTATCACTTTAAATCAGTCGGTGAGTTTTTGTCGAATATTAATCTCTTAAATAAAAGTTTTGCTCCAGTAAGTCCGCAGACATTTACAACTCAAAAAGCTGATTTTGTTGTAGCTCCTGCATTCCCACTGTGGGGATTAAGTCCTGCAAATAATTTTTCAGTTTCACACCTCGGTTTAGTTAATCCAAATACAATTAATTTGAGCAAGTTTCTTTACGGAACAGCATTCAATGTTGAATATCGAAATCCACCGACTTTTATTGTAAGTTACGATGAAATAGCTGAGTTCAAAGTTGTTGTTGGTAATGCAATCAGTACCTCACCCCGATTGCAAATTTGGTTAAATGGGATTAAACGATTGGATCAAATTGCAAATACAAATGTGACTTATTCAATTACAGTTCCAATTGGTGAACATCAAATTTTTGTTGATAATCAGGGAATAGATTGGATGAGAGTTGCTGAATATGTCTTTACAAATTATGCTGTTACTTTGAAGTGTTATGCACTTCAATCTGAAAGTGAAATTATTGGATGGGTGCAAAACAGAAATTATAACTGGAAATATGTGAGAGATATTGGCAGTCTTCCTCAAATTATTTCAGATGGAAAAATATTTTTTACAAATGCGGGTCAAAATTCGATCTTTAGAGTCGAATGGTTTGATACAAAAAGTTCATCAATATTTTTGGTTGATACAGCTATCTCATTATCTTCTACACTTCAGATTGATGTTCCACCTATTCAAACAGATTATGCATTCCGAATTACAAAAATCGGTACAACTGGATTTGCAAGTTTAAATGAGCAAAAATTTGATTTTGATCTGAAGCAGAATTTCCCCAATCCGTTTAATTCAAAAACTAAAATTGTATTTCGAATACCCGAAACTCAAAAAATTAATTTAAAAGTTTACAATCAGCTAGGTTCAGAGGTTAAGTCACTAATAACAGATGAAATTTATAAGTCTGGAGAACATGAAATAATTTTTAATGCTGGTGACTTACCTTCAGGAATTTATTTTTATAAAATTCAAACAGAAAAATTTTCGAAGACAAAGAAGATGATCTTGTTGAAATGA
- a CDS encoding ABC transporter ATP-binding protein, whose amino-acid sequence MSDFFQDDEVLGKAYDSRLMKRLLKYVRPYRAYIILAIFLNILTAALEPVRPYLTKIAVDKYIAVGDSKGLINLILLILLSLLLQAIINYAMTFATQYMGQRTLFDLRMEIFEHLQKLALKFFDKTPIGRLVTRVTNDVESLSELFSSGIVMIFSDVFIIVWIFVFMILMSFDLALVTMSVVPVLIYATFLFRKKVRANYRDVRKHLARLNSYMQEHISGMSVVQMFNKEEKEFEKFKSINKDYRDANIQAVFYHAVFYPAVELISAIAVGLIIWYGGGEVVKNNLTLGVLFAFIQYTEMFFRPVRDLAEKYNILQTGMASSERIFKLLDTKIFIKQPENPVSLKDVKGKVEFKNVWFAYNDEEYVLKDISFLINPGESVAIVGATGAGKSSIINLLLRFYDINKGQILIDDVDISQVDEKELRRHIALVLQDVILFSGDVKSNINLWNEEIPFDKVIEASKIVGADQFIEKLPNKYDEEVKERGATLSLGQKQLISFARALAYDPKILILDEATASIDTESEKMIQQAIARLLKGRTSIVIAHRLSTIQNSDKIIVLHKGQIREMGNHYELLEKKGIYYRLYQLQYKDQQIIA is encoded by the coding sequence ATGTCCGATTTCTTTCAAGATGATGAAGTCTTAGGCAAAGCTTACGACTCAAGATTAATGAAGAGATTACTGAAGTATGTAAGACCATATCGCGCTTATATTATCCTTGCGATTTTTTTGAACATTCTAACTGCCGCACTCGAGCCCGTAAGACCTTATCTCACAAAAATTGCGGTGGATAAATACATCGCTGTTGGTGATTCAAAAGGATTAATTAATCTTATCTTATTGATTTTACTCTCCTTGCTTTTGCAGGCGATTATTAATTACGCAATGACTTTTGCAACTCAATACATGGGACAGCGGACTTTATTCGATTTGAGAATGGAGATCTTTGAACATTTACAGAAACTGGCTTTAAAATTTTTTGATAAAACACCGATTGGAAGATTGGTTACAAGAGTTACAAATGATGTTGAATCTTTGAGTGAGCTTTTTTCATCAGGGATTGTGATGATTTTTAGTGATGTATTTATCATTGTATGGATTTTTGTATTTATGATTTTAATGAGTTTTGATCTGGCCCTTGTAACTATGAGTGTTGTTCCGGTTTTGATTTATGCGACATTTCTTTTTAGAAAAAAAGTCCGTGCAAATTATCGCGATGTTCGAAAACATCTTGCAAGATTGAATTCTTATATGCAGGAACACATTTCGGGTATGAGCGTGGTTCAGATGTTCAATAAAGAGGAAAAGGAATTTGAAAAGTTTAAATCAATCAATAAAGATTATCGTGATGCAAACATTCAAGCTGTTTTTTATCACGCAGTTTTTTATCCTGCTGTTGAACTTATTAGTGCAATTGCTGTTGGATTAATTATCTGGTATGGTGGCGGTGAGGTCGTAAAGAATAATTTAACACTCGGAGTTTTATTTGCATTTATTCAATACACCGAAATGTTTTTCAGACCTGTTCGTGATCTGGCAGAAAAATATAATATTCTACAGACTGGAATGGCATCATCTGAAAGGATATTTAAATTACTCGATACAAAAATTTTTATTAAGCAGCCCGAAAATCCTGTTTCCTTAAAAGATGTGAAAGGAAAAGTGGAATTCAAAAATGTCTGGTTTGCTTATAACGATGAAGAATATGTTTTGAAAGATATTTCATTTTTGATTAATCCGGGTGAATCAGTTGCAATTGTTGGTGCGACAGGCGCGGGTAAGTCAAGTATCATCAATTTACTGTTAAGATTTTATGATATAAACAAAGGACAAATTTTGATTGACGATGTAGACATTTCTCAGGTTGATGAAAAAGAATTGAGACGACATATTGCTCTTGTTCTTCAAGATGTAATTCTTTTCAGTGGCGATGTGAAATCGAATATCAATCTGTGGAACGAAGAAATTCCGTTTGATAAAGTAATTGAGGCATCAAAAATAGTTGGTGCAGATCAATTTATTGAGAAGCTTCCGAATAAATATGACGAAGAAGTTAAAGAAAGAGGAGCCACGCTTTCTCTCGGTCAAAAACAATTGATTTCGTTTGCAAGAGCACTGGCTTATGATCCAAAAATTTTGATTCTTGATGAAGCAACTGCGTCAATAGATACCGAATCAGAGAAAATGATTCAGCAGGCCATTGCACGGCTTCTAAAAGGTCGCACATCTATTGTGATCGCTCATCGTTTATCTACAATTCAAAACTCTGATAAGATTATTGTATTGCATAAAGGTCAGATTAGAGAAATGGGTAATCATTACGAATTGCTTGAGAAAAAAGGAATTTACTACAGATTGTATCAACTCCAATATAAAGATCAGCAAATCATTGCTTGA
- a CDS encoding T9SS type A sorting domain-containing protein — MTRFLKNKFFLSNLFISLVVLTSFLFYGYSTGVTNKTRKNGQGCNCHGNSPTASVNVTISGPNSLAPNAKGTYRVSISGGPLVRAGTNIASSSGELSIVQGSGLQKIGDELTHTSPKAPTGGVVTFDFEFTAPAASGQVVLYANGNSVNFNGSSSGDQWNFAQDFIINVGSTSVENENLYIKGFELYQNYPNPFNPSTKISYQLAKDGMVKLSLFNLFGEELTTLVNDFQKEGFYEIEFDASKFNLVSGTYFYRLEANGSSEIKKLVYIK, encoded by the coding sequence ATGACACGATTTCTTAAAAACAAATTTTTCCTATCCAATCTTTTCATCAGTCTCGTTGTACTCACATCTTTTTTGTTTTATGGGTACTCAACAGGGGTAACAAACAAAACTCGCAAAAATGGTCAGGGTTGTAATTGTCATGGAAATTCTCCCACAGCTTCTGTTAATGTAACAATCTCTGGTCCAAACTCACTTGCACCTAATGCAAAAGGAACTTATCGAGTTTCAATAAGTGGTGGACCGCTTGTAAGAGCTGGAACAAATATAGCTTCAAGCAGCGGAGAACTTTCAATTGTCCAGGGAAGCGGGTTACAGAAAATTGGAGATGAATTAACTCATACTTCACCAAAAGCTCCAACCGGGGGAGTTGTAACTTTTGATTTTGAATTTACCGCACCTGCTGCAAGTGGGCAAGTTGTTCTTTACGCTAATGGTAATTCAGTTAATTTTAACGGTTCATCCAGCGGCGATCAATGGAATTTTGCGCAAGACTTCATAATCAATGTTGGCTCAACATCAGTTGAAAATGAAAATTTATATATCAAAGGTTTTGAATTGTATCAAAATTATCCTAATCCTTTCAATCCCTCGACAAAAATTTCATATCAGTTAGCCAAAGATGGGATGGTTAAACTAAGTTTATTTAATTTATTTGGTGAAGAATTAACAACTCTCGTAAATGATTTTCAAAAAGAAGGATTTTATGAAATTGAATTCGATGCGAGCAAGTTTAACTTAGTTTCGGGGACTTACTTTTATAGGCTTGAGGCAAATGGAAGTAGCGAAATCAAAAAATTGGTTTATATCAAATAA
- the msrB gene encoding peptide-methionine (R)-S-oxide reductase MsrB, with amino-acid sequence MANKRNVIRTENEWKQILSPEEYYVLRQKGTEPPFTGKYYHNFEDGIYLCAACGNELFSSRAKYDSGSGWPSFFEPISYDNIETNIDYSFGMRRIEIKCASCGSHLGHVFDDGPEPTGKRYCINSISLKFIKND; translated from the coding sequence ATGGCAAACAAAAGAAATGTTATTCGAACAGAAAATGAGTGGAAGCAAATTCTCTCTCCTGAAGAATATTACGTTCTCAGGCAAAAAGGAACTGAACCACCATTTACAGGAAAATATTATCACAACTTCGAAGATGGAATTTATTTGTGTGCAGCTTGCGGTAATGAATTATTTTCATCCAGAGCTAAGTATGACTCTGGTTCGGGCTGGCCAAGTTTCTTCGAACCAATTTCTTATGACAATATCGAAACTAATATCGACTATTCTTTTGGAATGAGACGAATTGAAATTAAATGTGCATCCTGTGGCTCTCATCTTGGCCATGTGTTTGATGATGGACCAGAGCCAACTGGGAAAAGGTATTGCATCAACTCAATTTCACTGAAGTTTATTAAAAATGATTAA